A genomic segment from Chitinophagaceae bacterium encodes:
- the ribD gene encoding bifunctional diaminohydroxyphosphoribosylaminopyrimidine deaminase/5-amino-6-(5-phosphoribosylamino)uracil reductase RibD produces the protein MTEEEKYMNRCLQLAALGTSTVAPNPMVGAVLVYNNRVIGEGYHRQYGGDHAEINCLASVKVEDRQYIAKAVMYVSLEPCAHFGKTPPCVDAIIKNKIPHVVIACRDSFATVNGKGIQKLKDAGVKITENILQQQAINLNKRFFTFHSLNRPYIILKWAKSANGFIAGANKSRVKITNELTDKLVHKWRSEEAAIMVGTNTALIDNPALNNRYWNGKNPVRVIIDLNLKLPSHLQLFDGKSQTIIINFSKHEKTHNLLYQKIDHSENRVASILAMLQKHNLTSVIVEGGAQLLQSLIRSGTWDEARVITNQSLMIKDGLSAPQLMDALFQNEQMILNDQIRYYQNQKQQNYFGAL, from the coding sequence ATGACAGAAGAAGAAAAATATATGAACCGTTGCCTTCAACTGGCAGCATTGGGTACTTCAACCGTAGCGCCTAATCCTATGGTAGGCGCCGTATTGGTTTATAACAACAGGGTAATTGGCGAAGGGTACCACAGGCAATACGGTGGTGACCACGCCGAAATCAATTGCCTGGCATCGGTAAAAGTTGAAGACAGGCAATATATTGCAAAAGCTGTAATGTACGTTTCACTGGAGCCCTGCGCCCACTTTGGTAAAACCCCGCCCTGTGTTGATGCCATCATCAAAAATAAAATACCCCATGTAGTAATTGCCTGCAGGGATAGCTTTGCTACTGTAAACGGAAAAGGAATCCAAAAATTAAAAGATGCCGGTGTAAAAATTACAGAAAATATCCTGCAACAACAGGCTATAAATTTAAACAAACGTTTTTTTACTTTTCATTCCCTAAACCGGCCCTATATCATTTTAAAATGGGCAAAAAGTGCCAATGGCTTTATAGCAGGTGCAAATAAATCAAGGGTTAAAATTACGAATGAATTAACGGATAAGCTGGTACATAAATGGAGGAGTGAAGAAGCTGCAATAATGGTAGGAACAAATACTGCTCTTATTGATAACCCAGCGCTCAACAACCGGTATTGGAATGGTAAAAACCCGGTAAGAGTAATTATTGACCTTAATTTAAAATTGCCATCTCATTTGCAATTGTTTGATGGGAAATCTCAAACTATAATTATCAATTTTAGTAAACATGAAAAAACACATAACCTTTTGTATCAAAAAATTGACCATAGTGAAAACAGGGTAGCATCTATACTTGCCATGTTGCAAAAGCATAATTTAACATCTGTAATTGTAGAAGGCGGCGCCCAATTGTTGCAATCACTTATCCGTTCCGGTACTTGGGACGAAGCCCGGGTAATTACCAATCAATCATTGATGATTAAAGATGGGTTATCTGCACCGCAATTAATGGATGCATTATTTCAGAATGAACAAATGATCCTTAACGATCAAATACGGTATTATCAAAATCAAAAGCAACAAAATTATTTTGGAGCACTATAA
- a CDS encoding type IX secretion system membrane protein PorP/SprF, translating into MRKFTLVILLAFPFLKGEAQQLHFTSQYLQHNFMYNPGAAGIANNNMIGISYRDQWSSFPGNPKTYMLYGDFSLNKMKAGAGAYIYRDETGPTSRTGIDLSFSKHIISLDGKKKLGLGLEVRGLQYAIDKSKINIDVQGDPVLAGSGNKFAFDAGAGVYYTNQKLSVGAAVSQLIQSKLEFGSPSNANQRGKLYRHYVFNANYKIQTGDNIYLLPNAMMRIIEHSPSEYEFGAMFNYKEKIWWGLQYRIDQFWSMQAGVKILQKIGLTYSYDYYQTPINVFTSGSGAHEIGIRFDLKSNSPQF; encoded by the coding sequence ATGAGAAAATTTACATTAGTCATCTTACTGGCTTTTCCGTTTTTGAAGGGCGAAGCCCAACAGCTACATTTTACCAGCCAGTATTTGCAGCATAATTTTATGTATAATCCCGGAGCTGCCGGTATTGCCAATAATAATATGATTGGTATTTCTTACAGAGACCAATGGTCGTCTTTTCCTGGAAATCCCAAAACATATATGTTGTATGGCGATTTTAGCCTCAATAAAATGAAAGCCGGGGCGGGCGCATATATTTACCGGGATGAAACGGGGCCTACAAGTCGCACAGGCATTGATCTTTCTTTCTCAAAGCATATTATTTCATTAGATGGTAAAAAGAAGCTTGGCCTGGGTTTAGAAGTTAGGGGACTGCAATATGCTATAGACAAAAGTAAAATCAATATAGATGTACAGGGAGACCCTGTACTTGCAGGCTCTGGCAATAAATTTGCCTTTGATGCAGGCGCTGGGGTTTATTATACCAATCAAAAATTAAGTGTGGGCGCTGCTGTGAGCCAGTTAATACAATCTAAGCTGGAATTTGGCAGCCCATCCAATGCCAACCAAAGAGGTAAACTTTACAGGCATTATGTATTTAATGCCAATTACAAAATTCAAACCGGCGATAATATTTATTTGCTCCCCAATGCCATGATGCGGATTATTGAACATTCACCATCTGAATATGAATTTGGCGCCATGTTTAATTACAAAGAAAAAATTTGGTGGGGCCTTCAATACAGGATTGACCAGTTTTGGTCAATGCAGGCCGGCGTAAAAATTTTACAAAAAATAGGGTTAACCTATAGTTATGATTATTATCAAACGCCCATTAATGTATTTACATCAGGCTCAGGCGCCCATGAAATTGGTATCCGATTCGATCTAAAATCAAATTCCCCTCAGTTTTAA
- a CDS encoding YigZ family protein, whose translation MAEFKDRGSKFLAYVFPCEAAAVFKIKMLEIKKEHPKAVHYCFAYKMGTDGNNFRSSDDGEPSGTAGKPILRQIESKNITDICIIVVRYFGGTLLGVSGLINAYKTSASLALQIVPVITKPILKFYQLQFGYLNLNDIMLTIKQLNGIIQQSETQLFCKMLVGIPLNRVAEFDRRMENASNVEIVELLQEVVKKARVNPNL comes from the coding sequence ATGGCAGAATTTAAAGACAGGGGAAGCAAGTTCCTGGCTTATGTATTTCCATGTGAAGCTGCTGCAGTTTTTAAAATTAAAATGCTGGAAATTAAAAAAGAACATCCCAAAGCTGTGCATTATTGTTTTGCTTATAAAATGGGAACTGATGGGAATAATTTCAGAAGCAGCGATGATGGCGAGCCTTCGGGCACGGCAGGGAAACCAATTTTAAGGCAAATTGAGAGCAAAAATATTACCGATATATGCATAATAGTTGTAAGGTATTTTGGGGGCACATTATTGGGCGTATCAGGTTTAATTAATGCATATAAAACCTCTGCTTCACTTGCTTTACAAATTGTGCCGGTAATTACCAAACCTATATTAAAATTTTATCAACTACAATTCGGGTACCTCAATTTAAATGATATAATGTTGACAATCAAACAACTTAATGGCATCATTCAACAATCTGAAACACAGCTTTTTTGCAAAATGCTTGTGGGCATTCCTTTAAACAGGGTAGCAGAATTTGATAGGAGAATGGAAAACGCCAGCAACGTGGAAATTGTTGAATTATTGCAGGAGGTGGTAAAAAAAGCAAGGGTAAACCCAAATCTTTAA
- a CDS encoding putative metal-dependent hydrolase, producing the protein MADDLKYPIGKYNEQPFSEKLKEEWIAEIAVLPQHLELVMQNLDVAQLHTAYRPGGWTVNQLVHHVADSHMNAFCRFKFILTENDYTIKAYNQDKWAGLPDTQNLPVNISITLLFALHKRWVEILKNIPAESWNRTAFHPVHNKMVSLWYLLGSYAWHGKHHVAHIQQLRKRMNW; encoded by the coding sequence ATAGCAGATGATTTAAAATATCCCATTGGCAAATATAATGAGCAGCCGTTCTCTGAAAAATTGAAAGAAGAATGGATTGCTGAAATAGCCGTATTGCCGCAGCACCTGGAACTGGTAATGCAAAACCTCGATGTAGCACAACTGCATACCGCCTACAGGCCCGGAGGCTGGACGGTAAACCAATTGGTACACCATGTTGCCGATAGCCACATGAATGCTTTTTGCAGGTTTAAATTTATACTTACCGAGAACGATTATACAATAAAAGCATACAACCAGGATAAATGGGCAGGGTTGCCCGATACCCAAAATTTGCCGGTTAATATTTCTATTACTTTATTATTTGCACTCCATAAAAGGTGGGTGGAAATATTAAAAAATATCCCTGCCGAAAGCTGGAACCGTACTGCCTTTCACCCGGTACATAATAAAATGGTATCGCTTTGGTATCTTTTGGGCAGCTATGCATGGCATGGGAAACACCATGTGGCCCATATTCAACAACTTAGAAAAAGAATGAACTGGTAA
- a CDS encoding FKBP-type peptidyl-prolyl cis-trans isomerase, translating into MDSFSYAAGVNIAKNMQGQGIEKLNSELLKRAVEDVLSNRKLLMEEQQCNMTLQQKLQQFQQAKLHTTKAAGEAFLAKNKTRQGVTVLPNGLQYEIVKAGDGPKPTEADTVVVHYTGTLIDGTEFDSSVKRGEPATFPLKGVIKGWTEILQLMPKGSKWKVYIPSDLAYGERAAGQLIKPGSTLIFDIDLIDIKPAIAN; encoded by the coding sequence ATTGACAGCTTTAGCTATGCTGCAGGCGTAAATATTGCAAAAAACATGCAGGGCCAGGGTATTGAAAAATTAAATAGCGAGTTATTGAAAAGGGCAGTTGAAGATGTTTTGAGCAATAGAAAATTATTAATGGAAGAACAACAATGCAATATGACTTTACAACAAAAACTACAGCAATTTCAACAGGCAAAACTCCATACCACTAAAGCGGCTGGTGAAGCTTTTTTGGCTAAAAACAAAACAAGGCAGGGCGTTACTGTATTGCCAAACGGCCTGCAATATGAAATAGTAAAAGCCGGAGATGGCCCTAAACCTACAGAAGCAGATACAGTGGTAGTGCATTATACCGGCACTTTAATTGACGGTACCGAATTTGACAGCTCAGTAAAAAGAGGAGAGCCCGCAACTTTTCCATTAAAAGGGGTAATAAAAGGCTGGACAGAAATTTTACAATTGATGCCCAAAGGATCAAAATGGAAAGTATATATTCCCAGCGACCTTGCATATGGCGAAAGAGCAGCAGGGCAATTAATTAAACCCGGCTCTACTTTAATTTTTGATATTGACCTCATTGATATAAAACCTGCAATTGCAAATTGA
- the prmC gene encoding peptide chain release factor N(5)-glutamine methyltransferase, translating into MFAKMEISNLYNQYLQALIKIYDKGEATAITHLVFKEKGYFTKGRLPDKNIDLAREETDDLLGILDKLKKHVPVQYALGYTWFHNLKFKVTPATLIPRPETEELVLQAIQFLKPREKPRLIDIGCGSGCIPVSIKNKFPNTIADAIDISENALNIARENALLNKVAINFYCIDFLNRKENDFTEKYDCIISNPPYIPKRQISNMDKNVSLNEPHIALFVPDDNPLIFYESIAEFAQGHLLNSGKGFVEVHENFATETLDLFKAKKFLAEPVKDIFGKNRFVHFTHCL; encoded by the coding sequence ATGTTTGCCAAGATGGAGATAAGTAATTTATACAATCAATATTTGCAGGCGCTGATAAAAATTTATGACAAAGGCGAGGCTACTGCAATTACCCATTTAGTATTTAAAGAAAAAGGATATTTTACCAAGGGCCGTTTACCGGATAAAAACATAGATTTGGCCAGGGAGGAAACAGATGATTTGCTGGGCATATTGGATAAATTAAAAAAGCATGTGCCGGTGCAATATGCGCTGGGTTACACCTGGTTTCACAACCTGAAATTTAAAGTAACGCCAGCTACATTAATACCACGCCCCGAAACAGAAGAACTGGTTCTGCAAGCAATACAATTTTTAAAGCCAAGGGAAAAACCCAGGCTAATAGATATTGGCTGCGGCAGCGGATGTATCCCTGTTTCTATAAAAAATAAATTTCCAAATACCATTGCTGATGCCATTGATATTAGCGAAAATGCACTCAATATTGCCCGTGAAAATGCCTTGTTGAATAAAGTTGCCATAAACTTTTACTGCATTGATTTTTTAAACAGGAAAGAAAATGATTTTACGGAAAAATATGACTGCATAATAAGCAACCCGCCTTACATTCCCAAAAGACAGATTAGCAACATGGATAAAAACGTAAGCTTGAATGAACCTCATATTGCTTTGTTTGTGCCGGATGACAACCCCTTGATTTTTTATGAAAGTATTGCAGAATTTGCACAAGGCCATTTACTCAATAGCGGCAAAGGCTTTGTAGAAGTACACGAAAATTTTGCAACTGAAACTTTGGATTTATTTAAAGCCAAAAAATTTTTGGCAGAACCGGTAAAAGATATATTTGGGAAAAACAGGTTTGTACATTTTACTCATTGCCTGTAA
- the fbp gene encoding class 1 fructose-bisphosphatase: protein MQTLDEFTIQQLRDFPRATGELSSLLRDIGLAAKRIHVEVNKAGLVDILGDYGTTNVQGEEVKKLDVFANDQLMGVLRHGISCAGIGSEELDDIVIFNDEISNKSKYVCLFDPLDGSSNIDVNVSIGTIFSVYRRVSELGKPATKEDFLQKGNKQVAAGYVIYGSSTMLVYATNRGVNGFTLDQAIGEFSLSHPAIKCPENGKIYSVNHGNFFQYQPTVKSYINVCQNKTKETGGPYTQRYIGSMVADVHRNLIKGGIFMYPGTTDKPKGKLRLMYECNPFAFIVEKAGGRATNGDIRILDIQPTELHQRTPLFIGSNKMMEELEQHHIPKSK, encoded by the coding sequence ATACAAACCCTCGATGAGTTTACCATTCAGCAATTAAGGGATTTTCCCAGGGCAACCGGCGAGCTAAGCAGCTTACTGAGAGATATTGGCCTGGCGGCAAAACGCATCCATGTAGAAGTAAATAAAGCAGGCCTGGTGGATATTTTGGGAGATTATGGCACCACCAATGTGCAGGGAGAAGAGGTAAAAAAACTAGATGTGTTCGCTAACGATCAGTTAATGGGTGTTTTAAGGCATGGCATTAGTTGCGCCGGCATTGGTAGCGAAGAATTGGACGATATTGTGATTTTTAATGATGAAATAAGCAATAAATCAAAATATGTGTGCCTTTTTGATCCATTAGACGGCAGCTCAAATATTGATGTAAATGTATCTATAGGTACCATTTTTAGTGTTTACAGGCGGGTAAGCGAATTGGGTAAGCCTGCAACTAAAGAAGATTTTTTACAAAAAGGCAATAAGCAGGTTGCAGCAGGCTACGTTATTTACGGCTCTTCCACCATGTTGGTTTATGCCACAAACAGGGGCGTAAACGGGTTTACATTAGACCAGGCAATTGGCGAGTTTTCCCTAAGCCACCCGGCAATTAAATGCCCGGAAAATGGCAAAATTTATTCTGTAAACCATGGCAACTTTTTTCAGTATCAGCCTACGGTAAAAAGTTATATAAATGTTTGTCAAAACAAAACCAAAGAAACCGGCGGCCCATACACACAACGCTATATTGGCAGTATGGTGGCAGATGTACATAGAAATTTAATTAAAGGCGGTATTTTTATGTATCCCGGAACTACAGATAAGCCCAAGGGTAAACTCCGCCTGATGTATGAATGTAACCCATTTGCTTTTATTGTAGAAAAAGCTGGTGGCAGGGCTACCAATGGTGATATACGCATCTTAGATATTCAACCTACAGAATTGCACCAGCGTACCCCATTGTTTATTGGCAGTAATAAAATGATGGAAGAACTGGAGCAGCATCACATACCCAAAAGTAAATAA
- a CDS encoding SPFH domain-containing protein, translating into MAIIASYWWLILLIFIVFTGLVTVNQGYIGVVTMFGKYQRILRPGLNFKIPFLEQIYKKVSIQNRSVEMEFQAVTIDQANVYFKSMLLYSVQNADEETIRKVAFKFFSDRDLMQALVRTIEGNIRAFVATKKQSEILGLRRDIVEFVKEHVDSSLEEWGYHLLDLQINDITFDQAIIESMSKVVASNNLKAAAENEGQALLITKTKAAEADGNSIKIAAEAERLAAQLRGQGVALFREEVARGMSQAAEQMKQANLDTNVILFSMWTEAIKNFAEYGKGNIIFLDGSSEGMARTMREIMAMQQMDKK; encoded by the coding sequence ATGGCAATTATTGCTTCTTACTGGTGGCTGATACTATTAATTTTTATAGTATTTACGGGTTTGGTAACTGTAAACCAGGGCTATATAGGTGTAGTAACTATGTTTGGTAAATACCAGCGCATTTTGCGCCCAGGGTTAAACTTTAAAATACCTTTTTTAGAACAGATTTATAAAAAAGTAAGTATCCAAAATCGTTCGGTTGAAATGGAATTCCAGGCCGTAACAATTGACCAGGCCAATGTGTATTTCAAATCAATGCTTTTATATTCGGTGCAAAACGCCGATGAAGAAACCATTCGTAAAGTTGCTTTTAAATTTTTTAGCGACAGGGATTTAATGCAGGCATTGGTGCGTACCATCGAAGGAAACATCAGGGCATTTGTTGCCACAAAAAAGCAATCGGAAATACTGGGCTTACGCCGGGATATTGTGGAATTTGTAAAAGAACACGTAGATTCTTCACTCGAAGAATGGGGCTACCACCTGCTTGACCTGCAAATAAATGATATCACTTTCGACCAGGCAATTATAGAAAGTATGAGCAAAGTGGTGGCAAGTAATAATTTAAAAGCAGCGGCAGAAAATGAAGGCCAGGCATTACTCATTACTAAAACCAAAGCTGCCGAAGCCGATGGTAACTCCATAAAAATTGCTGCAGAAGCAGAAAGACTGGCTGCCCAGCTACGTGGCCAGGGTGTAGCACTTTTTAGGGAAGAAGTGGCAAGAGGTATGAGCCAGGCAGCAGAGCAAATGAAACAAGCCAACCTGGATACCAATGTAATCCTATTTAGCATGTGGACGGAAGCCATAAAAAACTTTGCAGAATACGGCAAAGGCAATATCATCTTCCTGGATGGCAGCAGCGAAGGCATGGCACGTACCATGCGTGAAATAATGGCCATGCAGCAAATGGATAAAAAATAG
- a CDS encoding ABC transporter ATP-binding protein, which yields MREPIISVKNLYKKYGSFEAVKGISFDVFEGEIFGLLGPNGAGKSTTLEIIETLRIKTSGKIFVNGFDLDEKPGEIKKIIGVQLQSSGFYPGLNLLELIEMFSGIYNSNTNAIELLKKVNLEDKAHNKAKELSGGQKQRFSIATTLINSPNIIFLDEPTTGLDPQARRNLWDLIKEIRNAGTTVIITTHYMDEAEQLCDRIAIMDEGKIIKLASPDAMIDELVAGGFEKPKPVKGANLEDVFIHLTGKEIREE from the coding sequence ATGAGAGAGCCTATAATTTCCGTAAAAAACCTGTATAAAAAATATGGGAGCTTTGAAGCTGTAAAAGGCATTTCATTTGATGTATTTGAAGGGGAAATTTTTGGGTTGCTTGGGCCAAACGGCGCTGGTAAAAGTACAACCCTGGAAATAATAGAAACCCTCCGTATCAAAACATCAGGCAAAATTTTTGTAAATGGTTTTGATCTTGATGAAAAGCCCGGTGAAATCAAAAAAATCATTGGGGTTCAGTTGCAGTCTTCGGGTTTTTATCCAGGCCTTAATCTGTTGGAGTTAATTGAAATGTTTTCCGGTATTTATAATAGTAATACCAATGCTATTGAATTGCTAAAAAAAGTAAACCTGGAAGATAAAGCCCATAACAAGGCAAAGGAGCTTAGTGGCGGCCAAAAGCAAAGATTTTCTATTGCCACTACATTAATCAATAGCCCTAATATTATTTTTCTCGATGAGCCCACTACAGGCCTCGATCCGCAGGCACGCCGCAACCTTTGGGATTTAATAAAAGAAATTAGAAACGCAGGCACAACCGTAATTATAACAACGCATTATATGGATGAAGCCGAGCAACTTTGCGACCGCATTGCCATAATGGATGAAGGTAAAATAATTAAATTGGCCAGCCCCGATGCCATGATAGATGAACTTGTGGCAGGCGGCTTTGAAAAGCCAAAGCCGGTAAAAGGCGCCAACCTGGAAGATGTTTTCATACATTTAACAGGAAAAGAAATACGGGAAGAATAA
- a CDS encoding MotA/TolQ/ExbB proton channel family protein, whose protein sequence is MFTIFLQADSTVAAASSAQVETVWGMLTKGGPLMIPLFILFALAVFFFFERLLIIRKASKVDENFIRIIKDHIISGNVNAARSLSKNTNNPVAKMIDKGIQRIGKPIDAIEKSMENVGKLEIYKVEKNLSILAVIARIAPLFGFVGTIVGLVILLKEFATISNPSISQIADAMYIKLITSATGLIIGMLAYLGYSYLDTQVNRLANRLEVANSEFIDILQEPTR, encoded by the coding sequence ATGTTCACTATTTTTTTACAGGCCGATAGTACTGTAGCAGCCGCTTCATCGGCTCAGGTAGAAACAGTTTGGGGAATGTTAACCAAGGGTGGCCCTTTAATGATTCCTTTATTTATTTTATTTGCCCTGGCCGTATTTTTCTTTTTTGAACGCCTTTTAATCATCCGTAAAGCTTCAAAAGTTGATGAAAATTTTATAAGAATTATTAAAGACCACATTATAAGCGGTAATGTAAATGCTGCAAGGAGTTTATCGAAAAATACCAATAACCCTGTAGCTAAAATGATAGATAAAGGCATCCAACGCATTGGCAAGCCTATAGATGCCATAGAAAAAAGCATGGAGAATGTGGGCAAACTCGAAATATATAAAGTGGAAAAAAATTTGAGTATTTTGGCTGTTATTGCCCGTATTGCGCCATTGTTTGGTTTTGTGGGAACCATTGTGGGGCTGGTAATATTGCTTAAAGAATTTGCAACAATTAGCAACCCTTCTATTAGCCAAATTGCCGATGCCATGTATATTAAATTAATTACTTCGGCCACGGGCCTTATCATTGGTATGCTTGCCTATTTGGGTTACAGTTATCTCGATACGCAAGTGAACAGGCTGGCCAACCGGCTGGAAGTGGCCAACAGCGAGTTTATTGATATTTTACAGGAACCCACACGTTGA
- a CDS encoding biopolymer transporter ExbD: protein MATLRNNRYRNEHSEVDTGPLNDILFILLMFFLMISTLANPNVIKMSVPRAKSDTKQKQSVVVSVDKDRNFYVGSKKIVADSLEPALRKFINEGDSIKPAVVINADSVAQWGEIVRVMKIARKLGATTSATVTGNE from the coding sequence ATGGCAACTTTAAGAAATAACCGGTACAGGAATGAACATTCTGAAGTGGACACAGGCCCGCTGAACGATATTTTGTTTATACTACTTATGTTTTTTCTCATGATTTCTACACTGGCCAATCCCAATGTAATTAAAATGAGTGTGCCAAGGGCAAAAAGCGATACTAAACAAAAGCAAAGTGTGGTGGTGAGTGTAGATAAGGATAGGAATTTTTATGTAGGCTCAAAAAAAATTGTTGCCGATTCTTTGGAGCCTGCTTTAAGAAAATTTATTAATGAAGGCGATAGTATAAAACCTGCGGTTGTAATTAATGCAGATTCTGTTGCACAATGGGGAGAAATTGTAAGGGTTATGAAAATTGCCCGTAAACTTGGCGCCACTACTTCTGCAACCGTTACAGGCAATGAGTAA